A part of Streptomyces sp. NBC_01235 genomic DNA contains:
- a CDS encoding diacylglycerol kinase: MATFATFDQLLVIIDPVARRTDGESVRIAKDVLSAGAASTKVCLPEDPEEFARVLSRRGSRRPVVVGDDRALIRAVALLHRQRALAECVLSVVPVGGSLSVARALGVPTGAVAAARAALDGVERRLDVLVDDSDGVVLGTLRIPPVPLAPRDSRDSRDEPDAAEGAEGAGLAHGGRHWLRTYQSLVRTLVPSRPSRLSPALAPPGPARLRIEVDGVTLVDLDQPVEAVSVTPGPAGTAVVEVRPLSLGAVAAPLEAQGRTVTVSGADFRYRADEAVAGPVRRRTWTVSEGALGLMLPVR, from the coding sequence GTGGCGACTTTCGCGACGTTCGACCAGCTGCTGGTGATCATCGATCCGGTCGCCCGGCGCACGGACGGGGAGTCCGTCCGTATCGCGAAAGACGTGCTCAGCGCGGGTGCGGCGAGTACGAAGGTGTGCCTGCCGGAGGATCCGGAGGAATTCGCCCGGGTGCTGTCCCGGCGGGGCTCGCGGCGGCCGGTGGTCGTCGGCGACGACCGCGCGCTGATCCGTGCGGTGGCCCTGCTGCACCGGCAGCGGGCGCTGGCCGAATGTGTGCTGTCGGTGGTGCCGGTGGGCGGCTCCCTGAGCGTCGCGCGCGCCCTGGGGGTGCCCACGGGGGCCGTGGCGGCGGCCCGGGCCGCCCTGGACGGCGTCGAGCGGCGTCTGGACGTGCTCGTGGACGACAGCGACGGGGTGGTGCTCGGCACGCTCCGGATCCCGCCGGTACCGCTCGCTCCGCGAGACTCACGGGACTCACGGGACGAGCCGGATGCGGCGGAGGGGGCGGAGGGGGCCGGGCTCGCGCACGGCGGGCGGCACTGGCTGCGGACGTACCAGTCGCTCGTCCGCACCCTGGTGCCGTCGCGGCCCTCCCGGCTCTCCCCCGCCCTCGCACCGCCCGGACCGGCCCGGCTGCGCATAGAGGTCGACGGGGTGACGCTGGTCGACCTCGACCAGCCGGTGGAGGCGGTCTCGGTGACCCCGGGCCCCGCGGGCACGGCGGTCGTGGAGGTACGGCCCCTGTCCCTGGGCGCGGTGGCGGCGCCCCTGGAGGCCCAAGGGCGCACGGTGACCGTCTCGGGCGCGGACTTCCGCTACCGGGCGGACGAGGCCGTCGCGGGGCCGGTACGGCGGCGGACGTGGACGGTGAGCGAGGGGGCGCTGGGGCTGATGCTGCCGGTGCGGTAA